A part of Rattus rattus isolate New Zealand chromosome 6, Rrattus_CSIRO_v1, whole genome shotgun sequence genomic DNA contains:
- the LOC116903131 gene encoding LOW QUALITY PROTEIN: olfactory receptor 6C2-like (The sequence of the model RefSeq protein was modified relative to this genomic sequence to represent the inferred CDS: deleted 2 bases in 1 codon): protein MRNHTVTTFILLGLTDDQQLQVLIFIILFFTYSLSITGNLAIISLVLVDPHLKTAMYYFLKNFAVLEISFTSASIPRYLYSIATGDKTITYNACVAQVFFTDLFGVTEFFLLAAMSYDRYVAICRPLHYLTTMNTAVCRRLVFCCWVAGLFILIPPLSLGLNLQFCDSNIIDHFICDASPLLKISCSGTWFMEHTVLICAVLTLIITLVCVVLSYVNIIKTILKFPSAQQKQKAFSTFSSHMIVVSITYGSCIFIYIKPSAKKEVAINKGVMVLTTSIAPMLNPFIYTLRNRQVNQAFCDSIKRIIAFFKK, encoded by the exons atGAGGAACCACACTGTCACAACCTTCATCTTACTTGGACTGACAGATGACCAACAACTGCAGGTTCTTATCTTTATCATTCTCTTCTTCACCTACTCACTGAGCATAACTGGAAATCTGGCCATCATCTCCCTCGTCTTAGTGGATCCTCACCTTAAAACAGCCATGTATTATTTCCTTAAAAACTTTGCTGTCTTAGAGATCTCCTTCACATCTGCAAGCATCCCCAGATACCTGTATAGCATAGCAACAGGTGACAAAACAATTACCTATAATGCCTGTGTTGCCCAAGTATTTTTTACAGACCTCTTTGGTGTAACTGAATTTTTCCTTCTAGCTGCCATGTCCTACGACcgttatgtggccatctgcaggCCACTGCACTATTTGACTACCATGAATACCGCTGTCTGCAGAAgacttgtgttttgttgttgggtagctggtttatttattttaattccccCACTTAGCCTCGGCCTAAATCTGCAGTTCTGTGATTCTAATATCATTGATCATTTTATCTGTGATGCTTCCCCTCTCCTTAAAATCTCTTGTTCAGGCACTTGGTTCATGGAGCACACAGTTCTCATCTGTGCTGTACTGACTCTCATTATAACGCTGGTGTGTGTTGTTCTCTCCTATGTTAATATCATCAAGACAATTCTTAAATTCCCTTCTgcccaacaaaagcaaaaagcctTTTCTACCTTTTCTTCCCACATGATTGTGGTTTCTATCACCTATGGCAGCTGCATCTTCATTTAT ATCAAGCCTTCTGCAAAAAAGGAGGTGGCCATCAATAAGGGTGTGATGGTTCTCACTACTTCCATTGCCCCTATGCTAAACCCCTTCATCTACACACTTAGGAATAGGCAAGTCAATCAAGCCTTCTGTGattcaataaaaagaattataGCATTTTTCAAGAAATAA